AAGAAAATTTTGCCACCTTTTTCATGGACGGCACTGGTTGTTAATTTCCAACCTTCCACCATGGCATCGGTGTAAATGCCAGGAGATTCATTCCAGCCATTGGCCTGCTCAGAAATCGTCGTTGCTTCGGCAACAATCAAACCCGCCGAAGCTCGCTGGGCATAATATTCTGCCATGAGTTCATTGGGAATGCGATCTTGTCCTGCCCGAGCCCTAGTGAGGGGGGCCATCACAACGCGGTTACGCAGGGACAATCCTTGGAGGTCAAAGGATTCTAAAAGTTTGGGAGAAGCAGTCATGGGGCTATTTACACTCCTTTTTGACTAGTTGGTCAATAACACTGCTTCCTATTGTAAACTTTTTTATCAAAAACCTCTGGTCTTAAAAACCCAGGTCTGCTTTTGCGAGGTCAGCCTCAGCAAATAATTTGTCGTCAGCCATGGCTTGCCAGTCTTGAATGCCGATCTCTTGGTAGAAGGTCTGGTCATAGGCCCGGGTGCGCATCACCACCGGCATCGGTAGAGCATGGCCCAGTACAAGGGCTTGCTGCTTCGAGTCAAGTTTCGCCAGGACAGAACGTAGGTTGCCGCCCCCAGAAACCCCGGTAAAAATGGCGTCGATATCTTTTTCATCATTGAGCAGACAGGTAACCCTCGTACCGATCTGGGACATAACTTCGTTATCGATGCCCGATGGCCGCTGATCCACGACCAACAGCGTCACAAAATATTTACGCATTTCCCGGGCGATCGTCCCAAAGATGGTTTGGTGGACGATTTTAGAATCAAGGAAGCGGTGGGCTTCTTCGATGGTGATCACCAGGGGTTTTGGCTTATTTTGAGAGTTTTTGGTTTGCAGATACAGATCCGCCTTTTTGACATAGGCTGAGTGGATCCGTCTGGTAATCATGTTGGTGGCCAGCATGTAAGAGAGCATATTGGACTGGGAGCCAAATTCGATGATGATATGTTTCCCGGCATCAAGGCTCTGGAGCAGCTGATCGATGTAGTTAATGGGGCAAGTTTGACGGATATATTTGAGACTTTCGAGGCGCTTTAATTTCCGCTGGAGGGCCATGATTGAACCGGCATGACCCTGCCGCTCTTCACAAAAGGTGCGAATTTCTTCGTTACTCATGGTCAACAGTTTGACAATCCAGGAGCGGCCAAATTCGGAATAAAGAACATTGGCATTGTCCAAACTTGCTTCGGAAAGTCCTAGTTCAAACCCCACGAGGCGGATGTCTTCGATTTCAATTTGGTCAAAGCTGAGATAGAGTTCCTGGGCATCCCGCACTCCCCGCCGCTGGGTCGATTCGGGATCAAGGGTGTAGATCTCCACCAAGCCCGGAAACAGTTGTCGTAGCCCTTTGACCGTACTGACACCCTTGCCTTCTTCGAGGGCTTCCCAGCCATATTCAGAATGCATATCAAACATTAGATTGATGGCGGCATCCCGTCTGATAATCCCGGAGAGGAGCAGTCGGGTGAGAAAGGATTTCCCAGTACCCGATTTGCCAAAGATGCCGTTACTGCGTTCTACAAAGCGGTCAAGGTCGAGACAAATGGGCACTTCCATGTCGAGGGGGCGACCGATCGCAAATTTTTTGTGGTGGGGGTCATCTTCCCAGCCAAAAACCCGCCGAAAGTCTTGCTCGTTGGCTTCATAGACCTGACTGAAGTGGCTAGGAATGGTTTTAACGGGCAGTAGTTCGAGGGTTTTGCTGTGATCGGTTTCATCGTCTTGGCTGGGGGTGAACATCAGCATTGGGGCCAGTTCAACGGTGCC
The nucleotide sequence above comes from [Synechococcus] sp. NIES-970. Encoded proteins:
- a CDS encoding putative ATPase, which encodes MTTEQPLGSVIQGSLSQGLEVRLHGDVSVEEMRVGKFLVVKGNHSQFFCLLTDVSLGTASPRILADPPSPHDDFLQAVLAGTSTYGTVELAPMLMFTPSQDDETDHSKTLELLPVKTIPSHFSQVYEANEQDFRRVFGWEDDPHHKKFAIGRPLDMEVPICLDLDRFVERSNGIFGKSGTGKSFLTRLLLSGIIRRDAAINLMFDMHSEYGWEALEEGKGVSTVKGLRQLFPGLVEIYTLDPESTQRRGVRDAQELYLSFDQIEIEDIRLVGFELGLSEASLDNANVLYSEFGRSWIVKLLTMSNEEIRTFCEERQGHAGSIMALQRKLKRLESLKYIRQTCPINYIDQLLQSLDAGKHIIIEFGSQSNMLSYMLATNMITRRIHSAYVKKADLYLQTKNSQNKPKPLVITIEEAHRFLDSKIVHQTIFGTIAREMRKYFVTLLVVDQRPSGIDNEVMSQIGTRVTCLLNDEKDIDAIFTGVSGGGNLRSVLAKLDSKQQALVLGHALPMPVVMRTRAYDQTFYQEIGIQDWQAMADDKLFAEADLAKADLGF